In the Flagellimonas sp. MMG031 genome, one interval contains:
- a CDS encoding copper-translocating P-type ATPase: protein MDNHEEQKNKKMDHSKMNHDKDDHSKMDHSKMEDPKSDDHSKMDHSKMDHGSGDHSGHNPGHGQMGHDHHKMMIADFRKRFWVTLVLTIPILFFSPMIQEFFGYEFLLPGNPYILFALSTIVYFYGGWPFLKGFWSEVKKGAPGMMTLISMAISVAYFYSTATVFGLRGEDFFWELSTLIAIMLLGHWIEMKSVLGASKALQLLVSMMPAEAHRVKGDTIEDIPLEDLLKDDVILVKPGEKVPADGIIVDGSSYLNESMLTGESKPVKKDENDKVIGGSVNGNSTLKVKVEHTGKDSYLNKVITMVEEAQKTKSKMQNLSDRAAKWLTYIALAIGFGTLAVWLILGFPFVYALERMVTVMVIACPHALGLAIPLVVAISTAVSAQNGLLIRNRTAFEESRKISALLFDKTGTLTKGDFGVTRVESVKQEYSTEEILRLSSALEQSSEHPIAVGIIKKVKEDNITIPKPKNFNAITGKGVEANVEGKQVKVVSPGYLRDEKIAIPEDAYSDAAETVVFVLIDGKLVGYIALADEIRPESAEAIKIFKKNNIKVLMATGDNEKTAKAVSDKLGLDGYYAEVLPHQKVEIVKELESKGEFVAMTGDGVNDAPALAQANVGIAVGSGTDVAAETADIILVNSNPQDIANLILFGKATYNKMIQNLIWATGYNVVAIPLAAGVLYSSGFVLGPAVGAVFMSLSTIIVAINAQLLKRKIGKK, encoded by the coding sequence ATGGACAATCACGAAGAGCAAAAGAACAAAAAAATGGACCATTCTAAAATGAATCACGACAAAGATGACCATTCAAAAATGGATCACTCGAAAATGGAAGACCCAAAATCGGACGACCATAGCAAGATGGATCATAGTAAAATGGATCACGGTTCTGGCGACCATTCAGGTCATAATCCAGGTCACGGTCAAATGGGTCACGACCATCACAAAATGATGATTGCCGATTTTCGAAAACGGTTTTGGGTAACGCTCGTGCTAACCATTCCCATATTGTTCTTCTCGCCAATGATACAGGAGTTTTTCGGATATGAATTTCTCTTACCAGGAAACCCATATATCCTATTTGCACTATCTACCATCGTCTATTTCTATGGAGGTTGGCCTTTCTTAAAAGGTTTTTGGTCAGAGGTCAAAAAGGGTGCACCTGGAATGATGACCCTAATTTCCATGGCCATAAGCGTTGCCTACTTTTATAGTACTGCCACAGTATTCGGACTAAGAGGTGAAGATTTTTTCTGGGAACTTTCAACACTGATCGCAATTATGCTTTTAGGCCATTGGATAGAAATGAAAAGTGTGCTAGGTGCATCAAAAGCCTTACAGCTATTAGTAAGTATGATGCCCGCCGAAGCCCACAGGGTAAAGGGTGATACTATAGAAGATATTCCCTTGGAAGATTTGTTAAAAGACGATGTGATTTTAGTAAAGCCAGGTGAAAAAGTTCCTGCTGATGGGATTATAGTAGATGGTTCGAGTTACTTAAATGAATCAATGCTTACAGGGGAATCCAAGCCAGTGAAAAAAGATGAGAACGACAAAGTAATTGGAGGCTCAGTAAACGGCAATAGCACCTTAAAGGTTAAGGTAGAACATACCGGAAAGGACAGTTATCTCAACAAAGTAATCACAATGGTTGAGGAAGCGCAAAAGACCAAATCTAAAATGCAGAACCTTTCCGATAGGGCGGCAAAATGGTTGACATACATAGCCCTGGCAATTGGTTTTGGCACATTGGCAGTTTGGTTGATTTTAGGCTTCCCTTTTGTATATGCCTTGGAGAGAATGGTAACGGTTATGGTTATCGCTTGCCCACACGCATTAGGACTTGCCATTCCGTTAGTTGTCGCTATATCTACCGCAGTATCCGCCCAAAATGGCTTACTGATAAGAAATCGAACGGCTTTTGAAGAATCCCGAAAAATATCAGCTTTGTTGTTTGATAAAACCGGAACATTGACCAAAGGTGATTTTGGTGTCACAAGAGTTGAATCGGTTAAACAAGAATATTCAACAGAAGAAATCTTAAGGCTTTCAAGTGCCTTGGAACAGAGCTCGGAACATCCTATTGCAGTTGGAATCATAAAAAAGGTCAAAGAAGATAATATTACAATCCCGAAACCAAAAAACTTTAATGCCATTACTGGTAAAGGTGTAGAGGCCAATGTGGAAGGTAAGCAAGTGAAAGTAGTAAGTCCGGGTTATTTAAGGGATGAAAAAATTGCAATTCCTGAAGATGCCTATAGCGATGCCGCTGAAACGGTGGTTTTTGTTCTAATCGATGGAAAATTGGTCGGTTATATTGCCTTAGCGGATGAGATTAGACCGGAATCCGCTGAAGCCATCAAAATTTTCAAAAAGAACAACATCAAAGTCTTGATGGCCACCGGGGACAATGAAAAAACCGCCAAGGCTGTTAGCGATAAATTAGGGTTGGATGGCTATTATGCCGAGGTACTACCCCATCAAAAAGTGGAAATCGTAAAAGAGTTGGAAAGCAAAGGAGAGTTTGTGGCCATGACGGGCGATGGGGTCAATGACGCACCTGCATTGGCACAAGCCAACGTTGGAATAGCTGTGGGCTCCGGCACCGATGTCGCTGCGGAGACTGCCGACATTATTCTAGTAAACAGTAACCCACAGGATATTGCCAATTTGATTTTGTTCGGCAAGGCCACCTACAACAAGATGATCCAGAACTTGATATGGGCCACCGGCTATAACGTGGTCGCCATCCCATTGGCAGCAGGTGTTTTGTACTCATCAGGCTTTGTACTGGGTCCCGCAGTTGGTGCCGTGTTTATGAGTTTGAGCACCATTATTGTAGCCATTAACGCCCAATTGTTGAAAAGAAAAATTGGGAAAAAGTAA
- a CDS encoding ribose-phosphate pyrophosphokinase, whose protein sequence is MKTILFSLLGNQELTELLAEKMKAEIGECTIRKFPDGESYTRILSDVKDKCVIMVCTLHEPDEKLLPLYFLSHTAKSLGAMCTCLVAPYLAYMRQDKVFHKGEGVTSGFFGKLISGFADSITTIDPHLHRIHSLGEVYNIPNRVIHAADEISKYIKENIHNPVLIGPDSESEQWVSDVAKKAGVPFTVLQKVRHGDRDVEVSVPDVDKYKEATPVLVDDIISTARTMIETTEHLKSAGMKPAICIGIHAVFSGNAYQDLWDAYVEDIITCNTIPHQSNKIDLSDVIAKEVKELMHHI, encoded by the coding sequence ATGAAAACTATATTATTCAGTCTTCTGGGAAACCAAGAACTCACGGAATTATTGGCAGAGAAAATGAAAGCGGAAATCGGGGAATGTACCATACGCAAATTTCCGGATGGGGAATCCTACACGCGTATCCTTTCCGATGTAAAAGACAAATGTGTAATCATGGTCTGCACCTTGCACGAACCCGATGAAAAACTATTGCCATTGTATTTTTTAAGCCACACCGCAAAATCTTTGGGCGCGATGTGCACATGCTTGGTGGCTCCCTATTTGGCCTATATGCGGCAAGACAAGGTTTTTCATAAGGGCGAAGGGGTTACTTCTGGGTTTTTCGGAAAATTGATTTCTGGTTTTGCAGATAGCATCACGACCATTGACCCGCATCTACATAGAATACATTCGTTGGGCGAGGTATACAACATTCCGAACAGGGTCATTCATGCAGCGGACGAAATCTCCAAATACATCAAGGAGAACATTCATAATCCGGTACTTATCGGGCCCGATTCCGAAAGTGAGCAATGGGTTTCCGATGTGGCAAAAAAAGCGGGAGTACCCTTCACGGTGTTACAAAAGGTCCGCCATGGCGACCGTGATGTTGAAGTTTCCGTTCCCGATGTAGATAAATATAAGGAAGCGACGCCAGTTTTAGTAGACGACATCATTTCTACGGCCCGGACCATGATAGAAACTACGGAGCATTTGAAAAGTGCGGGAATGAAACCTGCAATATGCATTGGCATTCATGCCGTATTTTCAGGAAATGCCTATCAAGATTTGTGGGACGCTTATGTGGAGGACATCATTACCTGCAACACGATTCCACACCAGTCAAATAAAATTGATTTGAGCGATGTGATCGCCAAGGAAGTAAAAGAGTTGATGCACCACATATGA
- a CDS encoding thymidine phosphorylase family protein: protein MEEKSSTLKYKHLGIYTQNEHVVYMREDCHVCVSEGFEALTRIRVSNFNTSIVASLNVITSDVLLAGEIGLSEAAAKKLKVSGNETLRVSHLEPIDSLSHVRAKIYNQKLAYTAFEEIITDIVEGDYSNIHLSAFITACAGNRLDVNEISNLTQAMIASGKQLDWNKKIVVDKHCIGGLPGNRTTPIVVAIVAAYGLTMPKTSSRAITSPAGTADTMEVLTNVTLSLEEIKAVVEKEGGCFVWGGTAQLSPADDMLIKIEKALDIDSEGQLIASVLSKKAAAGSTHVVIDIPVGETAKVRTNDAAMKLKEHLEVVGKAVGLTTRVVITDGTQPVGRGIGPALEAMDILSVLKNEVDAPKDLRERAVLLAGELLELSGEIESGKGKQTARGLLESGKAYNKFLAICKAQGNFKQPLLKPYKFEIKAKKTGVLRRIDNRKIAKLAKLSGAPQSKSAGILLNVHLNDEIEKGQLLYTLFAESQGELNYALEYYENHDDIITIE from the coding sequence ATGGAAGAAAAATCGAGTACTTTAAAATATAAACACTTGGGCATTTATACACAGAACGAACATGTGGTTTATATGCGGGAAGATTGCCATGTCTGTGTTTCCGAAGGTTTTGAAGCATTAACCAGAATCCGGGTATCCAATTTCAATACTTCCATCGTTGCCAGTCTTAATGTAATAACGTCGGATGTGCTGCTAGCCGGAGAGATAGGCTTATCGGAAGCGGCGGCGAAAAAATTAAAAGTGTCCGGAAATGAAACACTAAGGGTGTCGCACTTGGAACCTATAGATTCGTTAAGCCATGTAAGGGCCAAAATCTACAATCAAAAACTAGCTTATACGGCCTTCGAAGAAATCATTACAGATATTGTTGAAGGAGATTACTCCAACATTCATCTTTCGGCTTTTATTACGGCCTGTGCCGGAAATAGATTGGATGTCAATGAAATCTCGAATCTCACACAAGCCATGATAGCTTCTGGAAAACAATTGGATTGGAACAAAAAAATCGTAGTCGATAAACATTGTATCGGTGGCTTGCCAGGAAACCGAACAACACCCATCGTTGTAGCCATTGTTGCAGCCTACGGGCTTACCATGCCCAAAACATCATCGAGAGCCATTACTTCCCCGGCAGGAACAGCCGATACCATGGAGGTATTGACCAATGTTACCCTTTCTTTGGAAGAAATCAAAGCAGTTGTTGAAAAAGAAGGCGGATGTTTTGTTTGGGGGGGTACCGCCCAATTAAGTCCGGCAGATGATATGCTCATCAAAATTGAAAAAGCCTTGGATATTGATAGCGAAGGGCAGTTGATTGCATCGGTTCTTTCCAAAAAAGCGGCAGCAGGTTCTACCCATGTGGTCATTGATATTCCTGTCGGCGAAACGGCCAAGGTTCGTACCAATGACGCTGCCATGAAGCTTAAGGAACATCTCGAAGTCGTGGGCAAAGCTGTTGGCCTTACTACAAGAGTAGTTATTACAGATGGCACACAGCCTGTCGGCAGAGGTATTGGTCCAGCCCTTGAAGCAATGGACATCCTTAGTGTACTCAAGAATGAAGTTGATGCACCGAAAGACCTAAGAGAAAGGGCAGTTCTGTTGGCGGGCGAGCTGTTAGAGCTTTCTGGCGAAATCGAATCGGGAAAAGGAAAGCAAACCGCCAGAGGGCTATTGGAATCAGGTAAGGCATATAACAAATTTCTCGCTATCTGTAAAGCCCAAGGTAATTTTAAACAACCTCTCCTAAAACCTTATAAATTCGAAATAAAAGCCAAAAAAACAGGTGTTTTACGGCGTATTGACAATAGAAAGATTGCAAAACTCGCCAAACTTTCAGGTGCGCCCCAATCAAAATCTGCCGGTATTTTACTGAACGTTCATTTGAACGATGAAATAGAAAAAGGCCAGTTGCTGTATACGCTCTTTGCAGAATCGCAAGGTGAGTTGAATTATGCCTTGGAATATTATGAGAACCATGACGATATTATAACAATAGAATAA